The genomic stretch AGTTCGGTCAGATAACCTGATGAACTTCACGTCCGAACGACCTAATGTTTCGATAGAATAACTTTTCAACCGCAataatcaattatgctagtttcAAAAGTTAActcttttttaattttaaccGTCATATcaacagattttttttaaattttaatccaTCCGAAAATTTCATATCATCCGCCGTATCAGTTTGTTTTTGTCCCTTTTCTATATAAGTAATTATTGCTCACAATAACTAATTGATTCTTTTCAAAAGTAGTGCCAAGAGCTAAAGAACAAATACAAATGACAAGTAAAGGTGGAAACTTTGGAACCTTGTTTGTATATGAATCCTTCCCGTCACCAGCAGTAAATTCATGATGCATCCCTTGCAAAATCCAATTCCATGTAGTAGACAGCACTTTTACTGATTTATTTTCTTCCGAATTTGTCAAGTAATTTATTCATGAGGACCATGACCATTCCAGCTAATCAAATCAATAGCCATCAAACATACTATGTATTATAATATCAGCATCAAAAACCTTGAAATTattaaatattgaaaaaaaatatttgtttgtTTCTGtccaaaattattaaataataagaaaagaaaagataaacaAATTAAGGTGGTGGCATTTTTCTCTTTCCTGTTCTCCTTGTCCTCTCCAAATTAATGCTGCTTTGGCTCTCCCGTCCCCCACACACATTGCCACGTTGCACTGGCTCTCCCTGTTCCGCAGTACTACCATTCTCCTCTCTCCACTTTGAGCCTATCTCAACACAATTAGGGCAGTTGAGACATAAGGGATAGGATCCCCCATCCCCTTCTCCTTCCCCTTTCCTAGCTATATATCTAGCTGTTATTCCTAATTTGCTCTCCAAGACTCACCTCCTTCCCTCTTTCGATTCCTTTTCTCGAGTAGCTAGAGAAATCAATGTCAACCCAAGCTTTGCCTGATCAAGGCATTTGCTATGTCCACTGCGACTTCTGCAACTCCGTTCTTGTGGTACGTACAAATACTCTCACGCATTTATCTTTTCGAGATTCCTTTTAGAGATCAAGACTTGTATATAATAATAGTTGGGATATATGCATGTGTGTACTCTTTTTAGGTTTTGGTCTAGGGTTCTAGCCAGGGTTCATCTTTATACCTAGAGAAGTAAGTGGAGACAACACCATTTGACTGGTatattaatttcatatatatatatatagtactgTCGCACTACTGAATCAAAGGAATTATCATTATATTCTTGATGGTTTGATAGAATAATAATTGAAGGTGCATCTCCACATGTTTTTTACAGTTTTGCATTTGAATTACAAGTATGAAATCTTCAGATCTAAATCACAACTTTGTTCTTATTTTGCATCTctatttgttgttgttgttgttggaagAAATATTATTGGATGCAAGTTTGATGGCATCACagaaagagaagaaacaaagaaaTCTCTTATTCTTCATCCTCCTCATCTCGTGACATTattgtctccttcttcttctcttctgatATTTATAGTCTTGAAACAGAAGTAACAAAGCAAGCTTTTCTTTTCATAATCTGAATTATTCAAACTCTCCTTAAAAAATTTCTTCTCAGAATTAACACATTGATTTCCGAGAGCTCGGTGCAACCCTTGTTTCCCCTGATAGAAATAGCCTAAAAGACAAAACCTTCAAGTACATTCAGCTCCAAAAAGTAGGCACTGGGAAGGAAAAAGTAAAGCTTACACATcgatgcaaataaaataaaagaagagaCTAATCATCTTTCTCTTCCCACTATGCTTATCATAGACCGCCTGACAGCTCTTGCACTAACGTAATAAAGATCTTGTTCATTAATTTTTAAATGGAtccaaatgatatatatatatatatatatatatatatatatatatatatatatatatatatatatatacgcgcACACACTTGTGTACGTAAACGAGTTAAGTCTATCGATCTAACCACGAAGTGAAAGAATTAATATATACATATCAATTAAGAGAATGATGAAATTTGTGCAGGTCAGTGTTCCTGGAAACAACCTGGTGAGCAGTAGCGTTGTTCCAGTACGATGTGGGCATTGCTCAAGCTTGCTCTCTGTGAACATGGAAGCCCTGCTTCAGACACTCCCTTTTCATGATCATTTTCAGGTCTACCAATTTTAATCCAATAATATTTGCATCAATTGTTGATAAATAGCTAGATAGATAAGTAGTAAAAATTAAAGGATCAAAGAAAAAGTTAAATGCTCAGTAATGTTTATAATATTGACACGATTATATTGTTGTTGCAGAGAGACAACATGGGATCTCATCAAGAAAATAGGATTGAAAGTGGGTCGCCTTCCTTATCGTGCACAATGCCAAAGGGCCAAGAAGAAATTCTCCCCGCAGCACACTGTTAGCTAACTAGTTGATTGACTAGCTACAATAAAGATTTTTTGGATATTATGTTgaatttaatttgtattttattACGAGTttcatattcaaattaaattagcaATTTTCCAGCTAAGTAACTCTCTTTTTTATTGTATTAATCAGCATCAGAGAAGCGAGAACGTGTTCCCTCTGCATATAACAAGTTTATCAAGTGAGTTTTATGCATGATGATGATGgatgattaaattttaaatttcagatTTTTATATATTTGTGAAATTATAGTTTCAACGtggaaatattttctaaaattaagTAGCTGAAATTATACAGGGAGGAAATACAAAGGATAAAGGCTAATAATCCAGACATCAGCCACAGAGAAGCTTTCAGTGCTGCAGCTAAGAATGTAAGTAACAATAGATTGTTAGTGTATAATAATAACCAAATAATTGTTTTTAGGTAATTAATTGGATCTCCACATGCACAGTATTAATGaggattataatatatatatatgttagattttatcttattttattattcacTTGAGAGCATTTGTTTTAACACAAAACTGGCAATATTTAAGCATATCTCCATAAAAAAAAGAAGGAATTATGCACTTGGCAATTGAGAGATCGTAATGTGCTTTTGATGAATTGTAACACTTGTttgtattaattatttaatgttttgttgctaaatatattttctaattaGCTTTCGTTGCAGTGGGCTCACCTTCCTCACCTCCATTAATTTTGGGTTAACATTTGATAGCAACAAACAAAAGGAGATAGATGAAGCAATGGGCCATCAGAGTTTCTtctgagtatatatatatatatataatttaaattgcATGAATGATATCAAATATTTGTGTGCTGCAATATCTGCTGAACTTAACATAAATTTGTCAATCTTTATGATATTTGTATTAATGGAGAGAACTTAGTCTAAGAACTTTGTTATCTGATGGCATTCAAAAGAAATTATTCTCCTCCATGTGATATATTTCTCTTATTTTGAGAATAGTAATCCTAAAAATATGTAGTTCAGAGATAAACTTACTTGAGAAATTATGCATATGTGTCTCAGAAGTACTATGTGCATGGTATTTTCTGATAATCactttcttaaaaaataaaatttgaatatatatatcTCTAGTGATTAATTAAATCCATCTTAATTTCTTGATTACTTAACCATGCATGTCTAGTGAACAACACTTAATGAAGACTTAGTTTATTAATATCATTATTTTTGTTAGAAGGAGGTAATATAAAAAAACCCTGATTTTGCATAAAATGTAAGTTCATTATTAACTTAATATCCTAATATTTTTGAGCAAAAAAGTAAAAAAGGG from Zingiber officinale cultivar Zhangliang chromosome 5B, Zo_v1.1, whole genome shotgun sequence encodes the following:
- the LOC121987599 gene encoding protein YABBY 2-like isoform X1; translation: MSTQALPDQGICYVHCDFCNSVLVVSVPGNNLVSSSVVPVRCGHCSSLLSVNMEALLQTLPFHDHFQRDNMGSHQENRIESGSPSLSCTMPKGQEEILPAAHSSEKRERVPSAYNKFIKEEIQRIKANNPDISHREAFSAAAKNLSLQWAHLPHLH
- the LOC121987599 gene encoding protein YABBY 2-like isoform X2; translation: MSTQALPDQGICYVHCDFCNSVLVVSVPGNNLVSSSVVPVRCGHCSSLLSVNMEALLQTLPFHDHFQRDNMGSHQENRIESGSPSLSCTMPKGQEEILPAAHSSEKRERVPSAYNKFIKEEIQRIKANNPDISHREAFSAAAKNWAHLPHLH